A part of Thermoflexus hugenholtzii JAD2 genomic DNA contains:
- the porA gene encoding pyruvate ferredoxin oxidoreductase, whose translation MGRWMALEGTEAVAYAMKQIAPDVVAAYPITPQTGIVQTFAQFVADGEVPTEFIQAESEHSALSACVGAAAAGARAMTATSSQGLALMWEILPIAAAMRLPIVMPVVNRALSAPINIHCDHSDSMGARDTGWIQIYSENAQEAYDNTLQAVRIAEHPQVRLPVMVMQDGFITSHAVERVWVEDDDVVRAFLGTYQPACTLLNFERPLTFGALDFYDYYFEHKRHQVEAMRRAKDAILEVAEDFARRFGRRYGLFETYQLEDAEAAVVVLSSTAGTARVAVDNLRRMGWRVGLLKLRVYRPFPDHEIIAALRHLRAIGVMDRAIAFGALENGGPLWLDLLAAAHRHGLHIPIADYVFGLGGRDITPSEIEGIFTDLMQIADRGAVTRPVTYVGVRGELPLPSPAEWSLWIPEATMAGD comes from the coding sequence ATGGGCCGATGGATGGCGCTGGAAGGCACCGAGGCGGTGGCTTACGCGATGAAGCAGATCGCCCCGGACGTGGTGGCCGCTTACCCCATCACCCCTCAGACCGGGATCGTGCAGACCTTCGCCCAGTTCGTGGCGGACGGGGAGGTCCCCACAGAGTTCATCCAGGCGGAGAGCGAGCACAGCGCCCTGAGCGCCTGCGTGGGCGCGGCGGCCGCAGGGGCCCGCGCCATGACCGCCACCTCCTCCCAGGGCCTGGCCCTGATGTGGGAGATCCTCCCCATCGCCGCCGCGATGCGGCTGCCCATCGTGATGCCCGTCGTCAACCGGGCCCTCTCCGCGCCCATCAACATCCATTGTGACCACTCCGACTCCATGGGCGCCCGGGACACGGGCTGGATCCAGATCTATTCGGAGAACGCTCAGGAGGCCTACGATAACACCCTGCAGGCCGTGCGCATCGCGGAGCACCCCCAGGTCCGCTTGCCTGTGATGGTGATGCAGGACGGCTTCATCACCAGCCACGCGGTGGAGCGCGTGTGGGTGGAGGACGACGATGTGGTGCGGGCCTTCCTGGGGACCTATCAGCCGGCCTGCACCCTCCTGAACTTCGAGCGGCCGCTCACCTTCGGGGCCCTGGATTTCTACGACTATTACTTCGAACACAAACGCCACCAGGTGGAGGCCATGCGCCGGGCGAAAGACGCGATCCTGGAGGTGGCCGAGGATTTCGCCCGACGCTTCGGACGCCGCTACGGGCTCTTCGAGACCTACCAGCTGGAGGACGCCGAGGCCGCGGTGGTGGTCCTCTCCTCCACCGCCGGGACCGCCCGCGTGGCGGTGGACAACCTGCGGCGGATGGGCTGGCGGGTCGGCCTGCTCAAGCTGCGGGTCTATCGTCCCTTCCCGGATCATGAGATCATCGCCGCCCTGCGGCACCTGCGGGCCATCGGCGTGATGGACCGGGCCATCGCTTTTGGGGCACTGGAGAACGGAGGCCCCCTCTGGCTGGATCTGCTGGCAGCCGCCCACCGCCACGGCCTGCACATCCCCATTGCGGACTACGTGTTCGGCCTAGGCGGGCGGGACATCACCCCCTCGGAGATCGAGGGGATCTTCACCGACCTGATGCAGATCGCCGATCGCGGCGCGGTCACCCGCCCGGTCACCTACGTGGGGGTCCGCGGCGAGCTGCCGCTGCCCAGCCCCGCTGAGTGGTCCCTGTGGATCCCCGAGGCCACGATGGCTGGCGACTGA